The following nucleotide sequence is from Rubrobacter radiotolerans DSM 5868.
CCTCTTCGGGGAAGTAGTAGACGGGCATGATCGCCGTCTCGTGCAGGAGCTTGGCCCGGCGGCTGTCCGCGACGACCTCGCCGCCGAAGAAGGCCCGGACGCGCTTCGGGGTCGGCTCGAAGTAGAGCGTGTGCGGCTTCAGGACGTTCGTGTCGAAGTTGAACTCCCCGCTCCGCCTCGGACCGAACGGTCCCTTGCCAACCGCTAGCGACATGCCGCCTCCTCCTGACCCGCAGAACCCGGAGAGATCAGGGTAACACCGCCCCGCGAACGCTTACAGAGCTTCGGCTACAGCGAGGCGGCGTCCGAGAGGATCTCGTCGGCGTGCGTCTCGGGGGAGACCTCGGGATAGGTCTTTGCGATCTCGCCCCCCTCGCCGAGCAGGAACGTCACCCTTCTGGCGCGGCCCTTCTCGGGGTTGAGCACGCCGAGTGCCTCGGAGGCCCGACCCTCCGGATCGGTGAGGAGCGGGAAGTTCAGCCCGTGCTTCTCGCGGAAGGCCCGGTGCGACTCGGGCGAGTCGAGGGAGACGCCGTAGACCTCTATCCCGGCGGCCTCGTAGTCGGACATGCGGTCCCTGAAGGCGCAGGCTTCTTTCGTGCAGCCGGGGGTATCGTCCTTCGGGTAGAAGTACAGCACGCTCCTGCCGGAGATCTCCTTCGACCTCAGGCTCTCGCCGCTCTCGGTGATGAACTCTACGTCGGGCAGGGTCTGACCTTTACGGGGCAGCTCGCTCATGCAAGGTCTCCTTCGGCGCTCGGGGTCGCTGGTCTCAAAGCGTCCTGAGTTTACGCCGCCCGGAGCGAGTGACAATCGCCTGAGGTGCGATCGGGTAGCCGGATGCGGGCTCGCAGGACAAGCGTGCGCGGCTTCGAAGAGGCGCTGCTCCGTCTATGCCGGGCTTTCGGAAGGTAGCTCTCTGCGGTCCCGAAGGACGGTCAGGCCGGGAGGCGTGGCTTCGTGGCGCGAAGGGCTGCGGGGAAGATCAGGGCCGGACGCGCGAGCCTCAGCGGGGAGGCGAGAAGGTTCTTTACCGCGAGCAGGTCCCGCGCGGCGCGCCGGTCGGCCGTTGCGGTCCGGATCACCTCCCCCGACACGCGGTGCGCGTATCTCCCGAGCGCGCCGAGCTCTTCGAGGCTCCCTCGCGCCCACTGGGCGTCGCTCGCCGTCGTGGTGCGCCAGGCCGGGCTCACGGCGCGCGCCTGAGCCCGCTGGAAGCGCCGCTCGAAGCCGGACCTTCCCTTTGCGAGGGAGCGCGCAAGCGCCTCGGCGGAGAGGGCCGCGAGGGTCATGCCCTGCCCGTAGGAGGGGTTCAGCACGCAGGCGGCGTCCCCGGTAACGACGAAGCCCTCCGGCATCCGGGCTCGCTCGTAGCGACGACGGCGATTCGCGGTCCGGCGGTAGCCGTAGACCGGGGACACCGGCTCCGCCCCCCGAAGAGCGGCCGCGAGCGCGTCGCTCGGAAGCAGCTCCGCGTACGCCTCGAACTGGTCTCCGGCCTCAGGTCCGGAGGGCGGCTGGACGCTCCCGATGCCGAGCAGCACCGCCGTCATGAGGCCGCCCTCGACGATCCGGAGCGACCCGCCGCGCGGGTTCTCCGGCCAGCCGGGCAGCACCGCGAGGCTCTTCCAGTCCCTCCCCTCCGGCTCCGGAGCGCGGTACCAGCGCGTCGCGTAGCCGAGCCGGGCGTCCACGACCTCCTCCTCGGGTGCGGCGTAGCCGAGGTCGGAGAGCCAGCGCGGGGCGCGCGAGGCGTTGCCGCTCGCGTCCACGACGAGGTCGGCCTCGATCTCCTCCGGAACGCCCCGGCCGGAGCCGTCCCTGTCCCTTGTCAGCACCCCGAAGACCCGGCCCTTCGAGTGAAGGAGGCCCGCGGCCTCGCGCCGCTCGGAGAAGCGGACGTTCGGGAGGGCCTCGACGCGACGGCGGACCTCCCGCTCAAGGAGCGAGCGGCTCACGGCGCGCATCGTTATCCCGGACCGGAAGCGCGGGAGACGTCCTTCGGGAAAGGCCGTAACGGTGTCCAGGGCCTGATCCACGAGCGGCGCGCCCTTTCTCGCCAGGTCCGCATCCAGGCCGGGAAAGAAGCCTTCGAGGAGCTGGCTCCCGCGCGTGGCGAGGCTGTGGAGGTGCCTGCCCTGCGGGACGCCCCGGCGGTCGTGCGGACCCTCCGGCAGCGCGTCCCGGTCAAGGACAATGACCCCGGAGGCGTGCTCCGAGAGGACCCGGGCCGCGAGCAGGCCCGAGATGCCGGCCCCTACGACAACGGCCCTCCCGAACGTCCCTCCGGACACTTTTGCGTTACGTCCCATGCCGTTGGGATTCTAGCCCGCACCGCGCGGCCGGGGCGCGAAAACGGACACGAGCGGAGGCCGTGAACGGAGGTTCCGGCCGGGCCGAGCTTCTCAGCCTTCGAGCAGAACGAAGCCGCACCCGGAGGCGTCTTCCGCGGAGCCGTCCACAAGGAGGTCGGCCCGCTCGCGGGTCCGTTCCGCGGCGAACATGCGACGCTCCTGGACGGCCCAGCGTTCCCAGTAGGGACGGAAGACCTCTCCGTCGCGCTCGATGCCGCGCCTCATGCGGAGGGGCTCCGGGGCCTCGATCCACACAAGGAACGACAGGTACGGGGCGCACACCCGGGCCCCGCTCCCAACGCCCTCGATGACGAGCGTGTCCGCAGCCGGGACGGAGCGCCACTCGGCGTACTCCCGGCGCTCCCAGTCGAAGCGCCGGTAGCGGGCGGGGCGGCCCTGCGCGAGCGGAGCCAGAAGCCAGCGCACGAGCAGGCCCGGAGCCTCGGCCAGGCCGTCCCAGCCGGGGTAGAGGTCGTCGAGCCCGACCGTCGGGGCGTCGAGCGCGGCAGCCAGCCGGGCGGCGAAGAAGGTCTTGCCCGAGCCCGAAGGACCGTCCACGGCGACGACGCGCGTCCCGCCCGCGCGGGGCGGCCGCTTGCCGAGGTCGGCGGCGAGGTCGGCAAAGGTCAGGGTCTTCTGCTGAGCGTTACCGGTCACTGTCCGGTGACGGTAGCAGTCCAGGGGGAACGCTTCACGTCGCGTGGCAGTCGGCTGGTGTAGAGTAGTCCCGTTTCCCGAAGGTCTTGAAGGTCCGGACGGCGAGGTCCAAAGGCCCGGACCTTCGCAGCGCAGCGTCAACACCGGAGAGCAGGGAGAGCTTGAGCGAGCGCGGTTCGAAAAGAGGGAAAGGTCCGGACCTGAGACGGCGGCTGCTCTTTGCCCGGTCGATGGCGAGGAACCCCCGGCAGGTCGGGGCGGTCTGGCCGACGGGTCGTCGGGCGGTTCGGGACCTGCTCGACCTCTCGGACCTCTCGCGAGCAGGGCTCGTGCTGGAGTTCGGGGTCGGGACGGGGGTGTACACGGAGGAGATCCTCGCGCGCATTCCCGCCGAAGCCCGGCTTCTGGCCTTCGAGGTGGACCGAAGGATCTCCGCCGCCGTTGCCCGGAGCATCCCAGACCCCCGGCTCACGGTCGTTCCGGAGTCGGCCGAGGTCGCCGAGAAGTACCTCGCCGGCGAAGGCGGCCGCGAGCGGGCGGACTTTATTGTGAGCAGCCTCCCGTTCACGACGCTTCCGGAGCCCGTGGGCCGGAACGTGCTCGACCTGGCGCAGCGGGTTCTAGCGCCGGAGGGGGCGTTTCTCGTACTGCAGTACTCGCGGAACATCGAGCCGGAGCTGCGGGTGCGGTTCGCCTCCGTGCGGCGAACGGTCTCGCCGCTGAACTTGCCGCCGGCGTTTCTCTTCCGGTGCATGGCCCCGCTTCCGGCCCGGACGTCCCGCAGATGATGACGCGCCGGACGTGGCGGGTGGCGCGGCGCTACGCGCTGCCGCCCCTTGCGGCGGGCGGGGGCGCGCTGCTCCTCGGGAGGCGGCGTGCGGGGCTTGCGCTCGCCGGGATCTCGGCGCTCGCGCTCGCCTTCTTTCGCGACCCGGAGCGTGAGACGGCGCGAGGGGTGCGCTCGGTGTACGCCCCGGCGGACGGGCTCGTGCGGGAGGTCCGAACCGTCCGGGACGAGACGCTCGGGCAGGCGGAGAGGATCAGCACCTTCCTGAACCTGCACAACGTCCACGTCAACCGCGCACCGTTCGGCGGGCGCATCAGGAAGCTGGAGAGGATCGAGGGCGGCTACGCACCGGCGCTCTTCGGGAGCAGCGAGGAGAACTTCCGGGTGAGGATCGAGGTCGAGGGCGAGCGCGGGCCGTACGTCGTTGTTCAGAAGGCGGGAGCGATAGCGCGCAGGATCACGCCCTACGTCTCGCCGGGGGACGGGGTACGCGCCGGGGAGAGGATCGGGGTGATCCACTTCGGGAGCCGCACGGACGTGCTCTTCCCGGCGGGCTCCGTACGGGTCTTGGCCGAGGAGGGGATGAGGGTTCGGGCGGGGATGACGGAGATCGCCCGCTACGTCGGGGAGGGTGAGCGGCCGTGAGAGAGCTTTTCAGCCTCCCGAACCTCGCGACCTTCGGGAACCTCGCCGCCGGGTTCTCGGCGCTCGTTCTCGCCTCGCAGGAGAGCTTCGTGCGGGCTGCGGTACTTGTCGGGATCGCGGCGGTCTTCGACCTGCTCGACGGCGTCATTGCGCGCCAGTCGGAGGGGGAGAGCGAGTTCGGGGCGAACCTCGACTCCCTGGCGGACATCGTCTCGTTCGGGGTCGCTCCCGCGTTCGCGCTCTTTCTGGCCTCTCTTGTCGAGTTCGGCTCGCTCGGTGTAGCGGTCGCGGCGGTCTTTGTCCTGGCCGGGACGGTGCGGCTCGCGCGGTTCCCGCTCGTCAAGGACCGGCGGGTCTTTGTCGGGCTGCCCATACCGCCAGCCGGGCTCGCTCTCGCCGCGCTCGCGGCCCTCGCGCCGCCGCCGACCGTCGCGGTCGCGACCGCGCTCGCGCTCGGGGTTCTGATGGTAAGCGTCATTCCCTTCCCGACCCTCCGGTCTCTCTTCGAGCGCTCCGGCAGTCGCAGCAAGGAGCGTCCCGAGTAGCGCACCGGGCGCGCAGGTCCCTGCGAACCCGCTCCGTTTCAGAGCGGACGGCAGCGGGTTATGATGAAAGAAGCAGAGAAGAGGCGTCCGGTTTTCGGGCGGCCTCCGAAGGCGGTGGCAGGCGGCCGGAAGGACTTAGAGCATGGACGTTCGTAACGCCAGGCAACGGGTGAGGCGGGCGGCCTCCGAGGCTCTGGACAACAACGGCGGGGCCTTCGAGCAGTTCCAGGTGGACGCCGGGGACTTTCTCTCGGCGCGGGAGATGGGCGAGGCGGTGAGCACCCGCATCGAGGCCCACACCGTCCCGCTCGACGAGGCGCAGGAGGTCCTTTCGCGAAGCTTCCCCGAGCGCGACGAGGGCGGGCGCTTTACGAACGTGATCTCCCCGGTCGTCATGCCGCGCGGACGGCTCGCGCTCTGGCCGTTCATCGTCGGCTTCGCCGCTATTATCGGGCTCCTCATAAGCCTCGTCGTGCTCCTCGGGACGGGCCTGAACCCCGGCATGGCGCTCTTCGGGCCGCACCTGTGGCTGCTCCTCCTCGTCTACGCGGGCTTCAGCTGGTGGCGGCGCTCGCTCGTCATGGTCCCGGAGGGCTCGCACGCGCTCATAACGCGCTTCGGGAAGCTGGAGGAGGTCGCGGGTCCCGGCAGAAAGACCCTCTTCAGCCCGTGGAAGCGCGTGAGCTATATCGTCAACACAACAAGAGAGTATCCGTACAACGCGCCGATCCGGGAGGCCCCGACGGCCGGGCGGGTGAACGCGAGCGTCGACCTGTTCTTGCAGTTCAGGATCGAGGACCCGGCGGAGTTCATCTTTGCGCTCGGCGGCGTGAAAGGCTTTTCGGACAAGCTGCAGAATGCGATCAGCGAGGTGACCCGGACGATGATCTACGAGCAGCGCGCCGAGGCGATATACGACCTCGTCGGCGAGGACTCGCGGGTCTTTATGGAGGCGCTAAACCAGCAGTTCCTTCCGGCGGTCCGCTTTATGAGCGCGAACATCACCCACGCCGAGCCGAGCAGCCAGGAGTACCGGATGGACCTTGCCTCGCCGGAGATGGTCCGGGTGGCGAAGGAGGCGTACACCTACGAGTATGAGCTGGGCTTGAAGAAGCAGCAGAACGAGGGCGAGCTGAACCGGGAGCTTGCCTCGCTCAGGGAGACGCTCTCTGCGATACAGGCCGAGATCGCGACCTACCAGGCGCAGATGGACACGGCCCGCGAGCGGGAGACGAACCGGGCGAACGCCCGGGCGCGCCAGCGGATGGTCGAGGCGGAGAGCGAGGCGAAGGCGAACTCGGCGCTTCTTGAGGCGCAGGCGCTCGACATCCGGGCGGTGAGCGGGGCGACGGCGCCGGAGATCCTTGAGTACCGCTTCCAGCACGAGGTGCTCGACCGGCTGGAGGAGGTCGCCCAGAGGTTGCCGCAGGTCGTCCAGATCGGGGCGGACGGTGGTGAGGCGGTGGACTTTCTTGCGATCGCCAAGCGGATGGTCGGCTCCGGGGACGACCCGCTCTACTCGGCCGAGGACATGCAGAAGATAAGGGAGCGCATCGAGGAGATACGCGGGCGCATCGAGAGCCGGGAGGCAGAGCTTGCGGACCTCAGAAAGACCGAGCAGGTCGAAGAGGAGCCGGAGATCGAGGTCCCCAAGGCCGAGGACGAGGACGAGAAGCTGGAGGAGATCCGCCAGTCGGTCGCGGACGAGGAGATCCAGGAGCGCGTCGAGGAGATCTCCCGCTCCGGCGAGGTGGACGGCGGGCCTGACGGCGAGCCGGACGGTAGGGGCAACAGCTCGGGAGGTAACGCATGAGCGCGATGCAGACCCGGCAGTTCTCGAAGATGAAGGAGGTCGTGAGCGGGTGGGGCCAGATCCGGGAGTTCCTGCGCGGCGGGGATGAGGGGACGCTGGTCCCGGTAGTTATCCCGAGGGACCGCCGGAGGCTCGGGTGGGTCTTTCTTGTCGGGGTGGCGCTCTACGTGCTCGGGGCGGGGCTGTTCTCCGGGACGGGGGCGCTTCTCGGGCTTGCGGTTTTCGTCGCGGTGCTCCTGCTCCTTGTCGCCGCGTTCTGGGCCTGGCGCGGCTCTATTGTGGAGATCGAGCAGGGCACGACCGGTGTGCTCACGCGCTACGGGAAGATCGTCGGGACGCTCTCTCCGGGCCGGCACTACCTGTGGTTTCCGTGGAGCAAGGTGGACTCGGTGGTGGACACTTCGACAGAGATCCCGTACCTCGCGCCGGTCGTCTCGTGCCCGACGCAGGAGAACGTCCCTCTGAAGGCCATAGAGTTCTTCTTGAAGTTCAAGATAGACGACCCGGTAGCGTTCGTCAGGACGCTCGGAGCGTCGAACTTCGACCTCGTGCTCTCAAGCGCGGTGCAGGACGCGATCCGCCAGCGGAGCCGACAGGTAAGGACGGAGGCGGCCTACGACCTTCGCGGCTCGGACGTCGAGGACATGCGCGACAACCTCAACCGCCAGCTGGAGCGCTACGGGGTGCGCATCCTCGGGGCGAACATCCCGGACGTGCAACTCCCGGACCAGTACCAGCAGCACCTCGCGACGCGCGAGCGCGTGAGCAAGGAGCTCGCCGCCTACGAACGGGAGTGGGAGCTTGTAAGGAAGCAGCGCATAGACGCGCTTCTCATGGAGATAGAGCGCGCAAAGAAGGAGCGCGACGCGCGCCTCGTCGAGGTGAACGCCGCGCGCAACAAGGCGCGCCAGGACGTGGCGAGGATGCTGGAGGAGCGCGAGACCGAGGCGCAGAAGGTCCGGATGGAGATCGAGACAAAGGGCCGGACGGCCCTGATCGAGGCCGAGAACGAGGCGCGGGCGCTCTCGCACCTCGGGCAGGCCTACCGCGACAACCGGGCGGTCCTTCAGTACGAGCTTGCCCGCAAGCGCGTCGAGGTCGGGGAGAGGCTCATGCGCCACGCCCCGAGGCCGTTCATCGTGCAGGGCGCGGGCGGCGAGCAGTCCGCTCTCTCGACGCTCCTGCTCGCTCGGATGCTCCCGCAGATGGAGAGCGGCGGCAACGGCGGGGGTGGCGGTTCCTCGCTCCGGCGGCTCGGCGAGAGCGCGGAGGGGTTGGCCGACGGGGAGAAGCTGGAGGACCTGAGGCGCAGGCTCGACGCACCCGGCGACTAGTCTTCTCCGGGCCTAGAGGTTCCTCGGCAGGACGAGCTCTCCGGCCTCGCGGCCAAGCTCTAGCGCGGAGACCCCGAGCAGAAGCCAGGCGAGCGCGCCGAGGAGCCCGGTCTGGACCTCGGGGAGCCCGAAGAGAAGGACCGGCCACTCGGGGCTCGCGGGCGTCCCGGCGAGTCCGAGCGCGAGGTTCGGCAGGACGGGAAGCTCGAAGGCCGCAACGAGAAACACGAGCAACGCCCGGCCGAAGAGGATGTCCGCCCGGACAAGGGAGAAGGCGAAGAGCAGAAAGCCGACCGGCCTCACCCAGAAGGCGAGGATCGAGGCCGCAAGGTCCGTCCGGGAGGGCTCGGCCGCGGGCGGGAAGATGGTCACGAAGATGTAGGCGAGAAGCGCGAGAACCACGACCGCCGCGCCGAGCGTCGCCCAGAGGTTCCCCTCCGGCCCGCCCTCGGAGGCGATAAGAGGGTAGAGGAGGAGCACGCCCGCACCCGTCAGCAGCACCCCGAGGACGCCCGCGACCCGGAAGAGCGTCGCCCCCGCTCCGTCCGCAAAGACCGGGAGTCCCGGCGCGAAGTAGAGCCAGAGTATCGCCGCAAGAAAGAGCAGTCCTCCCGCGAGCATGACACGACCTGCGAGCCGGAGGGCCTGGGCGAGGGAGCTCTGCATCATGGTCGCAGTCTAGAGCCCGCCGCCGCGCCGCGCATCCCCGCAAGACCGGCCGGTGTTTTCCGCCGCGAGTTGTCGTAACGGGAGTTGCCGGATAGAATCCCGCGCACGGGGAGTAGCCGCCCGCCGAGCCCACCTGGGGAGCGGGAGCGGCCGGTCGTCAGTACGGAGCTTCGGTTATAGCTCCCGGCCGGTCGGGACGTTCCGAAACGTCCGGCGAGACCGCTTGTGGCAAAGCTGCCGCGGCGCGCTACGCTCTTCGTACCCCGCGGCCCGTCGGAAAGGGAGATGGGCTATGTCTCTTCTCTGCTGTGGCGCAGGCGTCCCCCGGAGCCGTGGAGGTGAGCTGTGAGCGAGTTCCCGCTCTGGGCGTGGGTCGGCTTTACGGCCTTCATCGTTCTGTTGCTCGTCCTCGACCTGCTGATTCTCGGGCGGGGTTCGAGGGAGATAACCTTCAGGCTCGCAACGGTCTTGAGCCTGTTCTGGATCGGGGTCGCGACCCTCTTCGGGCTCGTCGTCCTGTTCTTTGCCGGTCCCGAGCGGGGCGGGGAGTACTTCGCGGGCTACATCGTCGAGAAGAGCCTCTCGGTGGACAACGTGTTTGTCTTTGCCCTGATCTTCAGCTACTTCGCCGTGCCCGCCCGCTACCAGTACCGGGTGCTCCTGTGGGGCATTATCGGGGCGCTTATCCTGCGCGGGGTGTTTATCCTTGTCGGGGCGGGGCTTCTGGAGCGCTACGACTGGATGGTCTACGTCTTCGGGGTGTTCCTGATCTACACCGGCATAAGGATGGCCCTGCACGACAACTCGGAGGTCGACCCGGGGAAGAACCCGGTGCTGCGGCTCGTGAGGCGTTTCGTGCCGATGACGAGCGAGTTCCACAAGGAGAACTTCTTTGTGCGCCACAAGGGGAAGCTCCTTGCGACCCCGCTCTTCGCCGTGATCATCGTTATAGGCACGACGGACGTCGTCTTTGCCGTGGACTCGATACCGGCTATCTTCGCTATAACGACGAGCGCGTTCATTGTCTGGAGCGCGAACGCCTTTGCGGTGCTCGGACTGAGGCCGCTCTACTTCATGCTCGCCGGCATGATGGAGCGCTTCGTCTACCTGAGCGTCGGGCTGTCGGTGATCCTGATCTTTGTCGGCGCGAAGTTTATCTGGGGCGACCTCTTCGGGAAGGTCCCGATCTGGGTCTCCCTGCCGTTTATCGCAACGGTCGTCCTCGTCTCCATCCTCGCCTCGCTCTGGAAGACGCGCGGTCAGGGAACCGCGAGCTAGCGCGAGCGCCGTCGCGAGTGCTGTGGCAAGCGCTGTCGCAAGCGCGGGGCTGAAAGGCCGAACCTCGCGCCGTAGAATAGCCGCATGTTAGGACGCTACGCCGAGCTGAAGGCCCAGCTACCGCCCGAGACGATCCTCTTCTACCAAGTCGGGACGTTCTTCGAGACGTTCGAGGAGGACGCAAAGAAGCTCTCGAAGGCGCTCTCCATTCGCCTTACGAGCCGCGAGGCCGCCGGGGAGGGGCGGGTCCCGCTCGCCGGGGTCCCGGCTCATTCGCTCGGGGAGCACCTGGCCTCGCTGCTGCGGCAGGGGTACTCCGTCGCGGTCGCCGAGCAGCGGCCGCACCCGACAAAGCCCAAGCAGTTCGTGCGGGAGATAAGCCAGGTCCTCACCCCCGGGACGGTTATAGAGGACAACGTCCTCGCCGCCGGACACGCAAACTACCTGGCGGCCTTCGTTGTCCGGGACGGTAAGGCCGGGCTCGCGGTCGTCGAGGCGTCCACCGGCGAGTTCACCGGGACGGAGGTGGACGAGGATGATCTCCCGGCCGAGCTCGAACGCTGGTCGCCGCGCGAGCTCGTCGTGCCGGAGCGAACAACGGTCGAGGACCTGCCGAAGCTGGAGGCGAAGGTCAGCTCCGCGCCGCGCTGGACGTTCGAGCCGTCGGCCGGGGAGCAGACCCTCCGGCGGCACTTCGGCGTCGCGAACCTGCGGGGCTTCGACCTCGAAGGGAGCCCGGCGCTCGTCGGGGCTGCGGGGGCCCTGCTTCAGTATCTCGCGAGCCTCCGGGGCGGGACGGCTCCGGAGCAGGTCGTTCTTTTCCGGCGCTACCGGCCGGGCCAGACGATGCTCCTGGACGCGGCGACGCGGCGGAACCTCGGGCTGGAGGAGCTTATAGAGGCGACCGACCGCACAAAGACTGCGATGGGCGAGCGGGCGCTCCGGCGGTGGATGGAGCGGCCCCTGCTCGACGCCGACCGCATAGAGCAGCGCCTCGACGCGGTCGCGGCCTTCGCAGACGACTACATGGCGCGTGAGGAGACGCGGGAGCTTCTCTCGCGCATCCCGGACGTCGAGCGCCTCGCAACGCGCATCGTCCGGCTCTCTGCGAGCCCGAACGACCTGCTCTCCCTGCGCGGCGCGCTCGAGGCCGTCGGGCCGCTCCGGGAGACGCTCGCCGGGTTGCCTGCGGACCTGATCTCCCGCGCAGCGAGCGCGCTTGAGGAGCCGGAGGGCGTCAGGGAGCTTATCGTGCAGGCGATCAGCGACGAGCCCGGGGAGACCATACGCCCGGGCTACTCCCGCGAGCTCGACGAGGCGCGGGAGTTCCGCGACGGGGCGCACGACTGGCTTACGCGCTTCGAGGCCGACGAGCGCGTGAAGACGGGCCTGAAGTCGCTCAAGGTCGGCT
It contains:
- a CDS encoding NAD(P)/FAD-dependent oxidoreductase is translated as MSGGTFGRAVVVGAGISGLLAARVLSEHASGVIVLDRDALPEGPHDRRGVPQGRHLHSLATRGSQLLEGFFPGLDADLARKGAPLVDQALDTVTAFPEGRLPRFRSGITMRAVSRSLLEREVRRRVEALPNVRFSERREAAGLLHSKGRVFGVLTRDRDGSGRGVPEEIEADLVVDASGNASRAPRWLSDLGYAAPEEEVVDARLGYATRWYRAPEPEGRDWKSLAVLPGWPENPRGGSLRIVEGGLMTAVLLGIGSVQPPSGPEAGDQFEAYAELLPSDALAAALRGAEPVSPVYGYRRTANRRRRYERARMPEGFVVTGDAACVLNPSYGQGMTLAALSAEALARSLAKGRSGFERRFQRAQARAVSPAWRTTTASDAQWARGSLEELGALGRYAHRVSGEVIRTATADRRAARDLLAVKNLLASPLRLARPALIFPAALRATKPRLPA
- a CDS encoding phosphatidylserine decarboxylase translates to MMTRRTWRVARRYALPPLAAGGGALLLGRRRAGLALAGISALALAFFRDPERETARGVRSVYAPADGLVREVRTVRDETLGQAERISTFLNLHNVHVNRAPFGGRIRKLERIEGGYAPALFGSSEENFRVRIEVEGERGPYVVVQKAGAIARRITPYVSPGDGVRAGERIGVIHFGSRTDVLFPAGSVRVLAEEGMRVRAGMTEIARYVGEGERP
- a CDS encoding SPFH domain-containing protein; this translates as MDVRNARQRVRRAASEALDNNGGAFEQFQVDAGDFLSAREMGEAVSTRIEAHTVPLDEAQEVLSRSFPERDEGGRFTNVISPVVMPRGRLALWPFIVGFAAIIGLLISLVVLLGTGLNPGMALFGPHLWLLLLVYAGFSWWRRSLVMVPEGSHALITRFGKLEEVAGPGRKTLFSPWKRVSYIVNTTREYPYNAPIREAPTAGRVNASVDLFLQFRIEDPAEFIFALGGVKGFSDKLQNAISEVTRTMIYEQRAEAIYDLVGEDSRVFMEALNQQFLPAVRFMSANITHAEPSSQEYRMDLASPEMVRVAKEAYTYEYELGLKKQQNEGELNRELASLRETLSAIQAEIATYQAQMDTARERETNRANARARQRMVEAESEAKANSALLEAQALDIRAVSGATAPEILEYRFQHEVLDRLEEVAQRLPQVVQIGADGGEAVDFLAIAKRMVGSGDDPLYSAEDMQKIRERIEEIRGRIESREAELADLRKTEQVEEEPEIEVPKAEDEDEKLEEIRQSVADEEIQERVEEISRSGEVDGGPDGEPDGRGNSSGGNA
- a CDS encoding peroxiredoxin, which gives rise to MSELPRKGQTLPDVEFITESGESLRSKEISGRSVLYFYPKDDTPGCTKEACAFRDRMSDYEAAGIEVYGVSLDSPESHRAFREKHGLNFPLLTDPEGRASEALGVLNPEKGRARRVTFLLGEGGEIAKTYPEVSPETHADEILSDAASL
- the mutS gene encoding DNA mismatch repair protein MutS; this translates as MLGRYAELKAQLPPETILFYQVGTFFETFEEDAKKLSKALSIRLTSREAAGEGRVPLAGVPAHSLGEHLASLLRQGYSVAVAEQRPHPTKPKQFVREISQVLTPGTVIEDNVLAAGHANYLAAFVVRDGKAGLAVVEASTGEFTGTEVDEDDLPAELERWSPRELVVPERTTVEDLPKLEAKVSSAPRWTFEPSAGEQTLRRHFGVANLRGFDLEGSPALVGAAGALLQYLASLRGGTAPEQVVLFRRYRPGQTMLLDAATRRNLGLEELIEATDRTKTAMGERALRRWMERPLLDADRIEQRLDAVAAFADDYMAREETRELLSRIPDVERLATRIVRLSASPNDLLSLRGALEAVGPLRETLAGLPADLISRAASALEEPEGVRELIVQAISDEPGETIRPGYSRELDEAREFRDGAHDWLTRFEADERVKTGLKSLKVGYRDGEGYFIEVAGREASKVPANYEHRKALKHNARYVTVELKEHESRMLGARDEVERLEREILAGVRAAVKEAAPDLQRIARAVAVVDVLASFAACAGELRYCRPTVTEERGVRITGGRHPVVEGNASTLSGTPFVPNDAEIDGSSRLQIITGPNMAGKSVYLRQVAIIALMAQVGCYVPADSATLGVVDRIFTRVGAEDRLASGESTFMVEMTEAASILNSATERSLVILDEVGRGTSTYDGMSLAWAIAEYLHDDVQSLTLFATHYHELTRLEESLPGCRNYRAAVEEVGGEVVFLHRIEPGAESSSYGVHVARLAGLPDRVTDRAGEILSRLEAEGVKDFAG
- a CDS encoding TerC family protein, with amino-acid sequence MSEFPLWAWVGFTAFIVLLLVLDLLILGRGSREITFRLATVLSLFWIGVATLFGLVVLFFAGPERGGEYFAGYIVEKSLSVDNVFVFALIFSYFAVPARYQYRVLLWGIIGALILRGVFILVGAGLLERYDWMVYVFGVFLIYTGIRMALHDNSEVDPGKNPVLRLVRRFVPMTSEFHKENFFVRHKGKLLATPLFAVIIVIGTTDVVFAVDSIPAIFAITTSAFIVWSANAFAVLGLRPLYFMLAGMMERFVYLSVGLSVILIFVGAKFIWGDLFGKVPIWVSLPFIATVVLVSILASLWKTRGQGTAS
- a CDS encoding class I SAM-dependent methyltransferase; its protein translation is MSERGSKRGKGPDLRRRLLFARSMARNPRQVGAVWPTGRRAVRDLLDLSDLSRAGLVLEFGVGTGVYTEEILARIPAEARLLAFEVDRRISAAVARSIPDPRLTVVPESAEVAEKYLAGEGGRERADFIVSSLPFTTLPEPVGRNVLDLAQRVLAPEGAFLVLQYSRNIEPELRVRFASVRRTVSPLNLPPAFLFRCMAPLPARTSRR
- the pssA gene encoding CDP-diacylglycerol--serine O-phosphatidyltransferase; the protein is MRELFSLPNLATFGNLAAGFSALVLASQESFVRAAVLVGIAAVFDLLDGVIARQSEGESEFGANLDSLADIVSFGVAPAFALFLASLVEFGSLGVAVAAVFVLAGTVRLARFPLVKDRRVFVGLPIPPAGLALAALAALAPPPTVAVATALALGVLMVSVIPFPTLRSLFERSGSRSKERPE
- a CDS encoding SPFH domain-containing protein gives rise to the protein MSAMQTRQFSKMKEVVSGWGQIREFLRGGDEGTLVPVVIPRDRRRLGWVFLVGVALYVLGAGLFSGTGALLGLAVFVAVLLLLVAAFWAWRGSIVEIEQGTTGVLTRYGKIVGTLSPGRHYLWFPWSKVDSVVDTSTEIPYLAPVVSCPTQENVPLKAIEFFLKFKIDDPVAFVRTLGASNFDLVLSSAVQDAIRQRSRQVRTEAAYDLRGSDVEDMRDNLNRQLERYGVRILGANIPDVQLPDQYQQHLATRERVSKELAAYEREWELVRKQRIDALLMEIERAKKERDARLVEVNAARNKARQDVARMLEERETEAQKVRMEIETKGRTALIEAENEARALSHLGQAYRDNRAVLQYELARKRVEVGERLMRHAPRPFIVQGAGGEQSALSTLLLARMLPQMESGGNGGGGGSSLRRLGESAEGLADGEKLEDLRRRLDAPGD